Proteins co-encoded in one Neoarius graeffei isolate fNeoGra1 chromosome 11, fNeoGra1.pri, whole genome shotgun sequence genomic window:
- the il17a/f1 gene encoding interleukin 17a/f1 → MALKITLLMLPCVMMMMMVAQAAPQRHQGKVSTHHKSPNPSEDNSPKYYVITNLESEIKSTSHSIRPIQNNSISPWEYVSTTDSNRIPSHIDEARCLLTGCFNSNGVETLELESRPIFRQIPVLHRVHGNDRNYYFRLEYKTISVGCTCIRPYVQQM, encoded by the exons atggctttaaaaatcaCGCTCTTAATG ctgccgtgtgtgatgatgatgatgatggtcgcTCAGGCTGCTCCTCAGAGGCATCAGGGAAAAGTCAGCACTCATCACAAATCTCCGAACCCTTCTGAAGATAATTCTCCCAAATATTACGTCATCACTAACCTGGAATCTGAAATCAAGTCGACATCACACTCCATCCGGCCCATCCAGAACAACTCCATCTCACCCTGGGAATATGT TTCCACAACTGATTCAAATCGGATTCCATCTCACATCGATGAGGCTCGGTGTCTCCTGACCGGCTGTTTCAACAGTAATGGCGTTGAGACCCTGGAATTGGAGTCCAGACCGATTTTCCGGCAGATTCCGGTCCTGCACAGAGTCCATGGCAATGACAGAAACTACTACTTCAGACTGGAATATAAAACCATCTCAGtgggatgcacctgcatccggccATATGTACAGCAGATGTGA